In Strigops habroptila isolate Jane chromosome 14, bStrHab1.2.pri, whole genome shotgun sequence, one genomic interval encodes:
- the ST6GALNAC2 gene encoding alpha-N-acetylgalactosaminide alpha-2,6-sialyltransferase 2, which yields MERGTLCAGGAGGGWREEVQTKRPLSLPGVSQPAPRCGTEPGWERRRVGKFAGILSSCAAPAVEVPGMGSPHWKRLCLLLLAGLTSSLLLYGHYYATVESPTSQKILASLLQPEPLVLAPPEPSHQASSRRWALGGSSKPFKLSTAELKEPKPSRKQPSTCLHSVMSRAKADPKFGEIFRFDTPVLMWDQHFTPETWDRLKTRHVPYGWQGLSHTVVGSTLQLLNTSANRRLFDRDGVPGGCVRCAVVGNGGILNGSRQGTAIDAHDLVFRLNGAIIKGFEEDVGTKISFYGFTVNTMKNSLIAYEEYGFTQIPQGKDLRYIFIPSDARDYIMLKSAIQDSPVPEGSDKGDEPHKYFGPEASAEKFKLLHPDFLQYLTTRFLRSELLDTRYGSLYMPSTGALMLLTALHTCDQVSAYGFITTNYEQFSDHYYEVEKKPLVFYANHDMMLEAALWRSLHRAGIITLYQR from the exons ATGGAGAGGGGAACCCTGTGCGCTGGGGGAGCGGGAGGTGGGTGGCGTGAGGAGGTGCAAACAAAGCGGCCCCTTTCCCTGCCGG GAGTATCCCAGCCTGCTCCAAGGTGCGGGACGGAGCcgggctgggagaggaggagggtcGGGAAGTTTGCAGGGATCCTGAGCTCCTGCGCTGCTCCCGCGGTTGAGGTGCCTGGGATGGGGTCTCCGCACTGGAAGCGGCTCTGCCTCTTGCTCCTGGCGGGTTTAAcatcctccctgctcctctaCGGTCACTACTACGCTACGGTGGAGTCACCCACCAGCCAGAAGATCCTGGCCAG CCTGCTGCAGCCGGAGCCGCTGGTCCTGGCTCCACCGGAGCCGTCACACCAGGCCAGCAGCCGCAGATGGGCCCTTGGAGGCAGCTCGAAGCCCTTCAAGCTTTCCACTGCCGAGCTGAAGGAGCCCAAGCCCAGCAGGAAGCAG ccgAGCACGTGCCTCCACTCGGTGATgagcagagcaaaggcagaCCCCAAGTTTGGGGAGATCTTCCGCTTCGACACCCCGGTGCTGATGTGGGACCAGCACTTCACACCGGAGACCTGGGACAGGCTGAAGACACGGCACGTCCCCTATGGCTGGCAGGGCTTGTCCCACACAG TGGTGGGCAGCACCCTCCAGCTCCTCAATACCTCGGCCAACAGGCGCCTCTTCGACAGGGACGGGGTGCCCGGGGGCTGCGTGCGCTGTGCTGTGGTGGGCAACGGCGGCATCCTCAATGGCTCACGGCAGGGCACGGCCATCGACGCACACGACCTGGTCTTCAG GCTCAACGGTGCCATCATCAAAGGCTTCGAGGAGGATGTTGGCACCAAGATCTCCTTCTACGGCTTCACGGTGAACACCATGAAGAACTCCCTCATCGCCTATGAGGAGTATGGCTTCACCCAGATACCCCAGGGCAAG GACCTGAGGTACATCTTCATCCCCTCGGATGCCCGTGACTACATCATGCTGAAGTCAGCCATCCAGGACAGCCCAGTCCCCGAGGGCTCGGACAAAGGGGATGA gcCACACAAGTATTTTGGACCGGAGGCATCTGCTGAGAAGTTCAAGCTGCTGcatccagatttcttgcagtaCCTGACAACCAG GTTCCTGCGGTCGGAGCTGCTGGACACGCGGTATGGATCGCTCTATATGCCCAGCACTGGTGCCCTCATGCTCCTCACTGCACTCCACACCTGCGACCAG GTCAGTGCCTATGGGTTCATCACCACCAACTACGAGCAGTTCTCAGACCACTACTACGAGGTGGAGAAGAAACCGCTGGTGTTTTATGCCAACCATGACATGATGCTGGAGGCAGCGCTGTGGAGGAGCCTGCACCGAGCAGGGATCATAACCCTGTACCAGCGGTGA